From Micrococcus porci, one genomic window encodes:
- a CDS encoding MarR family winged helix-turn-helix transcriptional regulator, with the protein MDAAPTPSLALEDQLCFALHRATRAVTRGYGPLLSRLGLTYPQYLVMLTLWQVEGDASAETDAPTPGAGALAVGALRDRLGMDNGTITPLVRRLAGMGLVTRERDVHDERRVLVRLTDEGRALRESARTVPADALTRIPLDATERQVLMGLLNRITEAAGPR; encoded by the coding sequence ATGGATGCCGCGCCGACCCCCAGCCTCGCACTCGAGGACCAGCTCTGCTTCGCCCTGCACCGGGCGACGCGCGCCGTCACGCGCGGCTACGGCCCGCTGCTCTCCCGCCTCGGCCTCACCTACCCGCAGTACCTCGTGATGCTCACCCTGTGGCAGGTGGAGGGTGACGCCTCGGCCGAGACGGACGCGCCGACGCCGGGCGCCGGAGCACTGGCGGTCGGCGCGCTGCGGGACCGGCTCGGCATGGACAACGGCACCATCACGCCCCTGGTGCGGCGCCTGGCCGGCATGGGGCTCGTCACGCGGGAGCGCGACGTCCACGACGAGCGACGCGTGCTGGTCCGGCTGACGGACGAGGGGCGAGCGCTGCGGGAGTCCGCCCGGACGGTCCCGGCGGACGCCCTCACGCGGATCCCCCTCGACGCCACCGAGCGCCAGGTCCTCATGGGCCTGCTGAACCGGATCACCGAGGCCGCCGGGCCGCGCTGA
- a CDS encoding organic hydroperoxide resistance protein gives METIYTAEALSTGAGRDGHVRTTDGRVDLDLAVPTEMGGSGQGSNPEQLFAAGYAACFHSALQMVARASRADITDSSVGARVGIGRQGEGFGLEVTLEVVLPHVPADQARALMEQAHQVCPYSNATRGNIDVVLELGEA, from the coding sequence ATGGAGACCATCTACACCGCCGAGGCGCTCAGCACCGGCGCCGGCCGCGACGGCCATGTCCGCACCACCGACGGGCGGGTCGACCTCGACCTCGCCGTGCCCACCGAGATGGGCGGCTCCGGCCAGGGCAGCAACCCCGAGCAGCTGTTCGCCGCCGGCTACGCCGCGTGCTTCCACTCGGCCCTGCAGATGGTCGCCCGCGCCTCCCGGGCCGACATCACCGACTCCTCCGTCGGCGCCCGCGTGGGCATCGGCCGCCAGGGTGAGGGCTTCGGCCTGGAGGTCACCCTCGAGGTCGTGCTGCCCCACGTCCCCGCGGACCAGGCCCGCGCCCTCATGGAGCAGGCGCATCAGGTGTGCCCCTATTCGAACGCCACCCGGGGCAACATCGACGTCGTCCTCGAGCTCGGGGAGGCGTGA
- a CDS encoding DoxX family protein, giving the protein MTKRRQSVPLSQTAARLGLGGFMTAAGLSHLTVARREFRAQVPSWVPLPADLVVLGSGVAEIGLGAALLALPGQRRRTGTALAAFYTAIYPGNIGQYAERKDGFGLDTDGRRLARLFGQPALIAAALWAAGIPEREHGGRG; this is encoded by the coding sequence ATGACGAAGCGCCGGCAGTCCGTCCCCCTCTCCCAGACCGCCGCCCGCCTCGGCCTCGGCGGGTTCATGACCGCCGCGGGGCTGTCCCACCTCACCGTGGCGCGCCGTGAGTTCCGCGCGCAGGTGCCCTCGTGGGTCCCGCTCCCGGCGGACCTCGTGGTGCTCGGATCCGGCGTGGCCGAGATCGGCCTCGGGGCCGCTCTGCTGGCGCTCCCCGGGCAGCGCCGCCGGACCGGCACCGCCCTGGCGGCCTTCTACACGGCGATCTACCCCGGGAACATCGGGCAGTACGCCGAGCGCAAGGACGGCTTCGGGCTGGACACCGACGGCCGCCGCCTGGCGCGGCTGTTCGGCCAGCCCGCCCTCATCGCGGCCGCCCTGTGGGCCGCGGGAATCCCCGAGCGGGAGCACGGCGGGCGCGGCTGA
- a CDS encoding M20/M25/M40 family metallo-hydrolase yields the protein MVWNDPARTAVVQELCEDLFPGSVITDPPMLGGEDFAAFSRTAPATYVFVGAGNAAKGFDAGHHNPRFGLDEDAFPIALRLAVEVLRNGPRLTAG from the coding sequence ATGGTGTGGAACGACCCGGCCCGCACCGCGGTGGTCCAGGAGCTGTGCGAGGACCTGTTCCCGGGCTCGGTGATCACCGACCCGCCGATGCTCGGCGGCGAGGACTTCGCGGCCTTCTCCCGGACCGCGCCCGCCACGTACGTGTTCGTGGGGGCCGGCAACGCCGCCAAGGGCTTCGACGCGGGTCACCACAACCCGCGGTTCGGTCTGGATGAGGACGCCTTCCCGATCGCCCTGCGGCTGGCCGTGGAGGTCCTGCGGAACGGGCCGCGCCTCACGGCGGGGTGA
- a CDS encoding AbgT family transporter yields the protein MTSPTGGSTAADASPRKHTPGGLLNRFLNVIEWSGNKLPDPIIIFAALCALTLAASAVAGLSGWSAVHPGTGETLVATDLLSTEGMRVVIGDAAKTFGAFAPLGQVLIIMLGIGVAERSGWTICAATTWCGTTRPAPRWSRSCARTCSRAR from the coding sequence ATGACCTCGCCCACCGGTGGGTCCACCGCCGCCGACGCCTCACCCCGGAAACACACCCCCGGAGGCCTGCTCAACAGGTTCCTCAACGTGATCGAATGGAGCGGCAACAAGCTCCCGGACCCGATCATCATCTTCGCGGCCCTCTGCGCCCTGACCCTGGCGGCGTCCGCCGTGGCCGGGCTGAGCGGGTGGAGCGCGGTCCATCCGGGCACGGGTGAGACCCTCGTGGCGACCGATCTGCTCAGCACGGAGGGCATGCGCGTCGTCATCGGCGACGCCGCCAAGACCTTCGGCGCCTTCGCCCCGCTGGGGCAGGTGCTCATCATCATGCTCGGCATCGGCGTCGCCGAGCGGTCGGGCTGGACTATCTGCGCGGCTACGACATGGTGTGGAACGACCCGGCCCGCACCGCGGTGGTCCAGGAGCTGTGCGAGGACCTGTTCCCGGGCTCGGTGA
- a CDS encoding acetyl-CoA hydrolase/transferase family protein, with translation MSSRIHHPGLRAKVMSAEEAAAFITPGMTVGMSGFTGSGYPKAVPMALAERIKSAHARGEDFRIDLHTGASTSVEMDGALAEADGVRLRTPFNTDPTMRAKINDGSVDYIDTHLSHLAQTVWEGFYGPMDAAVIEVSAIREDGTLVPSSSVGNNKSWLQLADKVILEVNSWQSEDLDGIHDVYYDTALPPHRKPVPVNHPSDRIGRTEFVVDLDKVVAVVETHGPDRNSPFKPADADSIAIAQHLVEFFEHEVKAGRYDEHLLPLQSGVGNVANAVMAELVKSRFHGLTAFTEVVQDGMLDALDSGTLAMASCTAFSLSTEVAERFNDNVLQYKDKLIIRTQEISNHPELVRRLGILAMNGMLEADLYGNVNSTHLMGTKMMNGLGGSGDFARNAFTSFFLTPSTAKGGDISCIVPMVSHVDHTEHDVHVVVTEQGLADLRGLSPKQRARTIIDTCAHPDYREQLRDYFDRAMRGSDGLHTPHLLGEALSWHQRFLETGTMRQG, from the coding sequence ATGTCGTCCCGCATCCACCACCCCGGCCTCCGGGCCAAGGTCATGTCCGCCGAGGAGGCGGCGGCGTTCATCACGCCGGGCATGACGGTGGGGATGAGCGGGTTCACGGGGTCCGGCTACCCGAAGGCCGTGCCGATGGCCCTGGCCGAGCGCATCAAGTCCGCGCACGCCCGGGGCGAGGACTTCCGGATCGACCTCCACACCGGCGCCTCCACGTCTGTCGAGATGGACGGCGCGCTGGCGGAGGCCGACGGCGTGCGTCTGCGCACCCCGTTCAACACGGACCCGACCATGCGCGCCAAGATCAACGACGGCTCGGTCGACTACATCGACACGCACCTCTCCCACCTCGCGCAGACGGTGTGGGAGGGCTTCTACGGGCCCATGGACGCCGCGGTGATCGAGGTGTCCGCGATCCGCGAGGACGGGACGCTCGTGCCCTCCTCGTCCGTGGGCAACAACAAGTCCTGGCTGCAGCTGGCGGACAAGGTGATCCTCGAGGTCAACTCGTGGCAGAGCGAGGATTTGGACGGCATCCACGACGTCTACTACGACACGGCCCTGCCCCCGCACCGGAAGCCGGTGCCGGTCAACCACCCGTCCGACCGCATCGGGCGGACCGAGTTCGTGGTGGACCTGGACAAGGTGGTGGCCGTGGTGGAGACGCACGGCCCGGACCGCAACTCCCCCTTCAAGCCTGCGGACGCGGACTCGATCGCGATCGCCCAGCACCTCGTGGAGTTCTTCGAGCACGAGGTCAAGGCCGGCCGCTACGACGAGCACCTGCTGCCCCTGCAGTCCGGCGTGGGCAACGTGGCCAACGCCGTGATGGCCGAGCTGGTGAAGTCCCGCTTCCACGGCCTCACGGCCTTCACCGAGGTGGTCCAGGACGGCATGCTCGACGCGCTGGACTCCGGCACGCTGGCCATGGCCTCCTGCACGGCGTTCTCGCTGTCCACCGAGGTGGCCGAGCGGTTCAACGACAACGTGCTGCAGTACAAGGACAAGCTGATCATCCGCACCCAGGAGATCTCCAACCACCCGGAGCTGGTGCGCCGCCTGGGCATCCTGGCCATGAACGGCATGCTCGAGGCCGACCTCTACGGCAACGTGAACTCCACGCACCTGATGGGCACGAAGATGATGAACGGCCTGGGCGGCTCGGGCGACTTCGCCCGCAACGCGTTCACCTCGTTCTTCCTCACCCCCTCCACGGCCAAGGGCGGGGACATCTCCTGCATCGTGCCGATGGTCTCGCACGTGGACCACACCGAGCACGACGTGCACGTGGTGGTCACCGAGCAGGGGCTGGCCGACCTGCGCGGCCTCTCCCCCAAGCAGCGCGCCCGCACGATCATCGACACGTGCGCGCACCCGGACTACAGGGAGCAGCTGCGGGACTACTTCGACCGCGCGATGCGCGGGTCGGACGGCCTGCACACCCCGCACCTGCTCGGCGAGGCCCTGTCCTGGCACCAGCGCTTCCTCGAGACCGGGACGATGCGTCAGGGCTGA
- a CDS encoding DinB family protein: MSAGACGTQRRAEDAEGLRGAWGAVEASWRQATDRASALPDGAVDVSVEGEWSFSQTLRHLVFATDAWLSRGIQGAEEPFHPLGQPRAGAEDDGVDLAFFASTPPPYEQVLAVRSERLAQVREFLESVDDAAAQGR; the protein is encoded by the coding sequence TTGTCGGCAGGAGCCTGCGGGACGCAGCGGCGCGCCGAGGACGCCGAGGGACTGCGCGGGGCCTGGGGCGCGGTAGAAGCCTCCTGGCGTCAGGCGACCGACCGCGCATCGGCGCTCCCGGACGGCGCAGTCGACGTCTCGGTCGAGGGAGAGTGGTCCTTCTCCCAGACCCTGCGCCACCTCGTCTTCGCGACCGACGCCTGGCTGAGCCGGGGGATCCAGGGCGCCGAGGAGCCGTTCCACCCGCTCGGCCAGCCCCGCGCGGGTGCGGAGGACGATGGCGTCGACCTCGCCTTCTTCGCATCCACGCCCCCGCCCTACGAGCAGGTGCTCGCGGTGCGGTCCGAGCGCCTGGCCCAGGTCCGCGAGTTCCTGGAGTCCGTGGACGACGCCGCAGCCCAGGGACGCTGA
- a CDS encoding type II toxin-antitoxin system RelE family toxin, with protein MPRTARRILEALNALADDPRPPGCIKLQGGEGELRIRIGDCRVVYDVVDDELVVLILRVGHRREVYR; from the coding sequence TTGCCTCGGACCGCCCGACGTATTCTCGAGGCACTCAACGCCCTTGCTGATGACCCTCGCCCACCCGGTTGCATCAAGCTTCAGGGCGGCGAGGGCGAGTTGCGCATCCGAATCGGTGACTGCCGAGTCGTCTATGACGTCGTGGATGATGAGCTGGTCGTGCTGATCCTCCGTGTCGGGCACCGCAGAGAGGTCTACCGATGA
- a CDS encoding type 1 glutamine amidotransferase domain-containing protein, with protein sequence MAVDLQGKRVTILAADGVERVELDQPREALDRAGARTEVLSVDEGEIKARENDLDPAGTFGVDGLVAEASGADYDALVLPGGTVNPDKLRIDEDAVAFVRDFAENGKPVVAICHGPWTLIEADVATGRTLTSFPSIRTDLRNDGANVVDQEVVVDKNLITSRSPEDLPAFSEAIVAQLAGTTTKEEETS encoded by the coding sequence ATGGCAGTAGATCTGCAGGGCAAGAGAGTCACGATCCTCGCCGCGGACGGGGTCGAGCGCGTCGAACTCGATCAACCCCGTGAGGCTCTGGACAGGGCCGGCGCTCGGACCGAGGTCCTCTCGGTCGATGAGGGCGAGATCAAGGCCCGCGAGAACGACCTGGATCCGGCGGGGACGTTCGGCGTCGACGGGCTGGTGGCTGAGGCCTCGGGGGCCGACTACGACGCCTTGGTGCTTCCGGGCGGCACGGTGAACCCCGACAAGCTCCGGATTGACGAGGACGCTGTCGCCTTCGTCCGGGACTTCGCCGAGAATGGCAAGCCGGTGGTGGCGATCTGTCACGGACCGTGGACGTTGATCGAGGCCGACGTGGCCACCGGTCGCACCCTGACGTCCTTCCCGAGCATCCGCACGGATCTGCGCAATGACGGCGCGAACGTCGTCGACCAGGAGGTCGTGGTCGACAAGAATCTCATCACCAGCCGCTCGCCGGAGGACCTGCCGGCGTTCTCCGAGGCGATCGTGGCCCAACTCGCGGGCACCACGACAAAGGAAGAGGAGACATCATGA
- a CDS encoding putative quinol monooxygenase: MSVTKGLLVRFDALPGKEDDVKDFLDSGRALVAEEPATIAWFAIRLGPSSFGIFDVLPEDAGRDAHLSGPVAVALGGQTGAGALFSEPTIEKLDVLGSKLPA, translated from the coding sequence ATGAGTGTGACCAAGGGATTGCTGGTCAGGTTTGACGCGTTGCCCGGCAAGGAGGACGACGTGAAGGATTTCCTTGACAGCGGCCGTGCGCTTGTTGCGGAAGAGCCGGCGACCATCGCGTGGTTCGCGATCCGCCTCGGGCCCTCCTCCTTCGGGATCTTCGACGTTCTCCCCGAGGACGCCGGACGTGACGCTCACCTGTCTGGCCCTGTTGCGGTAGCTCTCGGCGGGCAGACCGGTGCGGGTGCGTTGTTCTCCGAACCGACGATCGAGAAGCTCGACGTGTTGGGCTCCAAACTTCCCGCCTGA
- a CDS encoding NAD(P)/FAD-dependent oxidoreductase, with product MTGTDDVAPTRSPEVAVIGGGIVGLSTAYALREQGVPVRLYEAGLPGAGQSAGESRIFRHAHDDPRLVAFARESRGVWDEWAEHFDVELVSSDGVVALGDSALARLRVLDEVGGVEAHEIDAAELAQRMPLLAGYSGPAVLDESGGAIRTRAAITALAGALGDAVTTAEVISIDPRADGTVEVRSVTDRAVYSKVVVCAGRETARLARTVGLSLPVRLAAHVRLTFDVKDAAPARVACLQDSSGVFGEVGVYATPLPGNSSYSVGLSDTVGVRDDGTFIDPAAIRSLDERAREYVTRALPGLHPEPRDFLHCWVTDLPWSEDGVAVWEAGSVLFVAGHNLFKQAPALGRALARAATGGGLAADLTPAARLGEALR from the coding sequence ATGACAGGAACTGACGACGTTGCCCCGACGCGTTCACCCGAGGTAGCAGTGATCGGGGGCGGGATCGTCGGTCTGTCGACGGCGTACGCGCTGCGGGAACAGGGCGTGCCGGTGCGCTTGTACGAGGCCGGTCTGCCCGGAGCGGGTCAGTCCGCGGGCGAGTCGCGGATCTTCCGGCACGCCCACGACGACCCGCGACTCGTCGCTTTCGCGCGCGAAAGCCGCGGTGTATGGGATGAGTGGGCCGAACACTTCGACGTCGAGCTGGTCTCATCAGACGGTGTCGTGGCGCTCGGCGACAGCGCCCTGGCGCGGCTGCGGGTGCTCGACGAGGTCGGCGGCGTGGAAGCGCACGAGATCGATGCAGCCGAGCTCGCCCAGCGCATGCCGCTGCTCGCTGGGTACTCGGGGCCAGCGGTGCTCGACGAGTCGGGCGGCGCGATCCGCACCCGCGCCGCGATCACGGCACTCGCGGGTGCCCTCGGAGATGCCGTCACCACCGCAGAGGTGATCTCCATCGATCCCCGCGCCGATGGGACGGTCGAGGTGCGCAGCGTCACCGACCGGGCTGTCTACTCCAAGGTGGTCGTGTGCGCCGGCCGCGAAACCGCCCGCCTGGCCCGCACCGTCGGCCTGTCGCTGCCGGTTCGCCTTGCCGCACACGTCCGGCTGACCTTCGACGTGAAAGACGCCGCCCCGGCACGAGTCGCGTGCCTGCAGGACAGCAGCGGCGTCTTCGGCGAAGTCGGCGTGTACGCGACGCCGCTACCGGGCAACAGCAGTTATTCGGTCGGACTCAGCGACACCGTCGGCGTCCGCGACGACGGAACGTTCATCGACCCTGCGGCGATTCGATCGCTGGACGAACGCGCGCGCGAATACGTGACACGGGCGCTGCCCGGTCTCCACCCAGAGCCGCGCGACTTTCTTCACTGCTGGGTGACCGACCTCCCATGGAGCGAGGACGGCGTGGCCGTGTGGGAGGCAGGCTCTGTCCTTTTTGTGGCCGGTCACAATTTGTTCAAGCAGGCACCTGCGCTGGGTCGCGCTCTTGCCCGGGCTGCGACCGGCGGCGGTCTCGCCGCCGACCTCACGCCCGCCGCTCGCCTCGGCGAAGCCCTGCGATAG
- a CDS encoding major royal jelly family protein, whose amino-acid sequence MTNPFLGRDDQAIDVSDTPRGELEVVHTFTDGPMPTGVSVSHTGRIFVNFPKWGDEVPATVVELVDGAVKPYPSAEANQAKSKADQDAFVSVQSIVIDPADRLWVLDTGSPLFEETQRGGPKLVCIDLTTDEITQTILFEPDVALPTTYLNDVRFDLRQGEAGFAYITDSSDQGPNGIIVVDLASGAAWRRLHDHPTTKALPPGEMVPVAEGRVFAERSAGEAPQPVKMGADGIAISHDGERLWYCPLISRRWYSVDTAALRDRALSDEDVAATVVDHGDKGGGADGLESDDQGRLYATNWEHNAVLRRLPDGEMQTLVHDERLLWPDTMSVARDGHLYVTANQLHRQAKYQDGQDLRVYPYHLFRFAIDAGPVLLR is encoded by the coding sequence ATGACGAACCCGTTTCTCGGCCGCGACGACCAGGCCATCGACGTCTCCGACACCCCGCGCGGTGAGCTCGAGGTGGTGCACACCTTCACCGACGGCCCCATGCCGACCGGCGTGAGCGTCTCGCACACCGGGCGCATCTTCGTGAACTTCCCCAAGTGGGGCGACGAGGTCCCCGCCACCGTCGTCGAACTCGTCGACGGCGCCGTGAAGCCGTACCCGAGCGCGGAGGCGAACCAGGCGAAGAGCAAGGCCGACCAGGATGCCTTCGTGTCGGTGCAGAGCATCGTGATCGACCCCGCCGATCGTCTGTGGGTGCTCGACACCGGCAGCCCGCTGTTCGAGGAGACGCAGCGCGGCGGGCCCAAGCTCGTCTGCATCGACCTCACCACCGACGAGATCACGCAGACCATCCTCTTCGAGCCGGATGTCGCCCTGCCGACCACCTACCTCAACGACGTGCGGTTCGATCTGCGGCAGGGGGAGGCGGGCTTCGCGTACATCACCGACTCCTCCGACCAGGGTCCGAACGGGATCATCGTCGTCGATCTTGCGTCAGGCGCGGCCTGGCGGCGCCTCCACGACCATCCGACCACCAAGGCCCTGCCGCCCGGGGAGATGGTGCCGGTCGCCGAGGGACGGGTGTTCGCCGAGCGCAGCGCGGGCGAGGCGCCTCAGCCGGTGAAGATGGGCGCGGACGGCATCGCCATCTCCCACGACGGCGAACGGCTCTGGTACTGCCCGCTCATCTCGCGTCGGTGGTACAGCGTCGATACCGCGGCCCTGCGTGACCGCGCGCTCTCGGATGAGGACGTGGCGGCGACGGTCGTCGATCACGGTGACAAGGGCGGCGGTGCCGACGGCCTCGAGAGCGACGACCAGGGCCGGCTGTACGCGACGAACTGGGAGCACAATGCCGTCCTCCGACGGCTGCCCGACGGTGAGATGCAGACCCTTGTGCACGACGAGCGGCTGCTCTGGCCCGACACCATGTCGGTGGCCCGCGACGGGCACCTGTACGTCACCGCGAATCAGCTGCACCGCCAGGCGAAGTATCAGGATGGCCAGGATCTGCGCGTCTACCCGTACCACCTGTTCCGCTTCGCCATCGACGCCGGGCCGGTGCTGCTGCGCTGA
- a CDS encoding DUF4921 family protein, with amino-acid sequence MSEPLTRLPDGTVKQRNPFTGTEVWTVPGRGHRPLGLVRPAPQPLDPAQHGRHCAFCEHRMLETPPEKARIVPTRADDDAPAWQILRHPAAERLGETTPAFRRVPNLFEILSYDYWRLNHGYELPPDARRRRDEYLATEAGRAHVRAVVAAKLRASGRSAEEAAAMSEAELIAASAAFFGGTHDVVIARRHFVDGAVDDHQLASSGTLTLDEHHAFLALTADAMRDLYATTPAVRYVSVFQNWLKPAGASFDHLHKQLVAIDEVGAQNAAALDRLREDPQVFNHAALDVAVAHDLVIAANEHAVMFAGFGHRYPTVEVYSTSPVGQPWRQSAAELRAVSDLLHAAHAATGPDVPSNEEWHTRPPGFASPMPWRVMLKWRVSTLAGFEGATKINVNTLSPWDVRDRVLARLRELRAAGALADGMRIGADARVRPGALRYAD; translated from the coding sequence GTGAGCGAGCCCCTCACCCGACTGCCGGACGGCACCGTCAAGCAGCGCAACCCCTTCACCGGCACCGAGGTCTGGACCGTGCCCGGCCGCGGCCACCGCCCGCTCGGCCTCGTCCGGCCCGCCCCGCAGCCGCTCGACCCCGCCCAGCACGGCCGGCACTGCGCCTTCTGCGAGCACCGGATGCTGGAGACGCCGCCGGAGAAGGCACGCATCGTGCCCACGAGGGCCGACGACGACGCCCCGGCCTGGCAGATCCTGCGGCACCCGGCCGCGGAGCGGCTCGGGGAGACGACCCCGGCCTTCCGCCGGGTCCCCAACCTCTTCGAGATCCTCAGCTACGACTACTGGCGTCTCAACCACGGCTACGAGCTCCCCCCGGACGCGCGCCGCCGCCGTGACGAGTACCTGGCCACCGAGGCCGGCCGTGCCCACGTGCGGGCCGTCGTCGCCGCGAAGCTGCGCGCCTCCGGCCGCTCCGCGGAAGAGGCTGCGGCGATGTCCGAGGCGGAGTTGATCGCGGCGTCGGCCGCATTCTTCGGCGGCACGCACGACGTGGTGATCGCCCGGCGGCACTTCGTCGACGGCGCCGTGGACGACCACCAGCTGGCCTCCTCGGGCACCCTCACCCTGGACGAGCACCACGCGTTCCTGGCCCTGACCGCCGACGCGATGCGGGACCTCTACGCGACCACGCCCGCCGTGCGGTACGTCTCCGTGTTCCAGAACTGGCTCAAGCCCGCCGGCGCCTCCTTCGACCACCTGCACAAGCAGCTCGTGGCCATCGACGAGGTCGGCGCGCAGAACGCCGCCGCCCTGGACCGGCTGCGCGAGGACCCGCAGGTGTTCAACCATGCCGCGCTGGACGTGGCCGTGGCGCACGACCTCGTGATCGCCGCCAACGAGCACGCCGTGATGTTCGCCGGCTTCGGCCACCGGTACCCGACGGTCGAGGTCTACTCCACGAGCCCGGTGGGGCAGCCGTGGCGGCAGTCCGCGGCCGAGCTGCGCGCCGTCTCCGACCTGCTGCACGCCGCCCACGCGGCCACCGGGCCAGACGTCCCCTCCAACGAGGAATGGCACACCCGCCCGCCCGGGTTCGCGTCCCCGATGCCCTGGCGCGTGATGCTCAAGTGGCGCGTCTCCACACTCGCCGGCTTCGAGGGCGCCACCAAGATCAACGTCAACACCCTCAGCCCGTGGGACGTGCGGGACCGGGTGCTGGCGCGGCTGCGGGAGCTGCGGGCGGCGGGCGCACTCGCGGACGGGATGCGGATCGGGGCCGACGCACGGGTCCGGCCGGGCGCCCTGCGCTACGCCGACTGA
- a CDS encoding ABC1 kinase family protein encodes MALHLQRYREIAHVMARNGLDATARLAGLGRWLAPQDPTARRPLDAEARPELLVRTFEELGTTFVKLGQLISTRPDLFPESYCTAFARLTDRATPVPYAAIARTVEEDFGAPVDELFAEFDRTPLATASVGQVHGAVLHDGRDVVVKVRKPGVVEAVTADLEILRTLTGRLVRASRTLADMDVAGMVDQFDRSLRAELDFVVEARACEEIAAGFTGTPGVRFPWIAWELTSARVLTMERMAGMRVDDLPALEAAGIDREELAYRAADVLMRMVFQHGVFHADPHAGNVFIEPDGTIGFIDFGSVGRIGPGVRERISGLAMALARQDVDGLVRALLEIAPPRGPVDRRRLRSEVGRIVARVDGRDLQDIKVPQLVSEVFAIVRRHRLSLPPELVQVFRMVLIVDGLGRRLDPGFDYTRVLDPFVRRMVMDQLDPRRLARRLRRATITTADIGLELPQYLRTLMERIEDGGIDVNVRTSELEPLVARVERTGDRVVAALVVAAMITGGTNVLVAYKDRLGPFAGPLVAAGGAALTSGSAYLAWISRPRRAPRR; translated from the coding sequence ATGGCCCTCCACCTGCAGCGCTACCGCGAGATCGCCCACGTCATGGCCCGCAACGGCCTCGACGCCACCGCCCGCCTGGCCGGGCTCGGCCGCTGGCTCGCCCCGCAGGACCCGACGGCGCGCCGGCCCCTCGACGCCGAGGCACGCCCCGAGCTGCTGGTCCGCACGTTCGAGGAGCTCGGCACCACGTTCGTGAAGCTGGGCCAGCTGATCTCCACCCGCCCGGACCTGTTCCCGGAGTCCTACTGCACCGCGTTCGCCCGGCTCACCGACCGCGCCACGCCCGTGCCGTACGCGGCGATCGCCCGCACCGTGGAGGAGGACTTCGGCGCCCCCGTGGACGAGCTGTTCGCGGAGTTCGACCGGACCCCGCTGGCCACGGCCTCCGTGGGCCAGGTCCACGGGGCCGTCCTCCACGACGGGCGCGACGTCGTCGTGAAGGTCCGCAAGCCCGGCGTGGTGGAGGCGGTGACCGCGGACCTGGAGATCCTGCGGACCCTCACGGGGCGGCTGGTCCGGGCCTCCCGGACGCTGGCGGACATGGACGTCGCCGGGATGGTGGACCAGTTCGACCGGTCCCTGCGGGCAGAGCTGGACTTCGTGGTGGAGGCCCGCGCGTGCGAGGAGATCGCGGCCGGGTTCACGGGCACCCCTGGCGTGCGGTTCCCCTGGATCGCCTGGGAGCTGACCAGCGCGCGCGTGCTCACCATGGAGCGCATGGCCGGGATGCGCGTGGACGACCTCCCCGCCCTGGAGGCCGCGGGCATCGACCGGGAGGAGCTCGCCTACCGGGCCGCGGACGTGCTGATGCGCATGGTGTTCCAGCACGGGGTGTTCCACGCCGACCCGCACGCCGGCAACGTGTTCATCGAGCCGGACGGGACCATCGGCTTCATCGACTTCGGCTCCGTCGGGCGGATCGGCCCCGGCGTGCGGGAGCGGATCTCGGGGCTGGCGATGGCGCTGGCCCGGCAGGACGTGGACGGGCTGGTGCGCGCCCTGCTGGAGATCGCCCCGCCCCGCGGGCCCGTGGACCGGCGTCGGCTGCGATCCGAGGTCGGGCGCATCGTGGCCCGGGTGGACGGCCGGGACCTGCAGGACATCAAGGTGCCGCAGCTGGTCTCCGAGGTCTTCGCGATCGTCCGCCGGCACCGGCTGTCCCTGCCCCCGGAGCTCGTGCAGGTGTTCCGCATGGTCCTGATCGTGGACGGGCTCGGCCGTCGCCTGGACCCCGGCTTCGACTACACCCGCGTGCTGGACCCCTTCGTGCGGCGCATGGTCATGGACCAGCTGGACCCGCGGCGCCTGGCCCGCCGGCTCCGCCGGGCCACCATCACCACCGCGGACATCGGCCTCGAGCTCCCGCAGTACCTGCGCACGCTCATGGAGCGCATCGAGGACGGCGGCATCGACGTGAACGTGCGCACCAGCGAACTCGAGCCGCTCGTGGCCCGCGTGGAGCGGACGGGCGACCGGGTGGTCGCCGCGCTCGTGGTGGCGGCCATGATCACCGGCGGCACCAACGTGCTGGTGGCCTACAAGGACCGGCTCGGCCCGTTCGCCGGACCGCTGGTGGCCGCCGGCGGCGCCGCCCTGACCTCGGGCAGCGCCTACCTCGCGTGGATCAGCCGTCCCCGCCGGGCGCCGCGCCGCTAG